Proteins from a genomic interval of Mycobacterium conspicuum:
- a CDS encoding lipoprotein LpqH — MIARAASALVLAATIAGCGAAQTIPRHAARLTIDGNTRTARPPACSQMQGYRTIDIVDHDGRVEAAVLLSGERAIPQWVKIRNIGGFTGSFWQGGVGDAHVDLAHSTYTITGSAYGINDSNPNRVITTDFKITAEC; from the coding sequence TTGATCGCGCGCGCCGCAAGTGCTTTGGTCCTCGCCGCCACCATCGCAGGGTGTGGGGCGGCGCAAACGATCCCCCGCCACGCCGCGCGCCTGACCATCGACGGGAACACGCGCACCGCGCGTCCGCCCGCGTGCAGCCAGATGCAGGGGTACCGGACGATCGACATCGTCGATCACGACGGACGGGTGGAGGCCGCGGTGCTGCTCAGCGGCGAGCGGGCCATCCCCCAATGGGTGAAGATCCGCAACATCGGCGGGTTCACCGGCAGCTTCTGGCAGGGCGGGGTGGGCGACGCGCACGTAGACCTGGCTCACAGCACCTACACCATCACCGGCAGCGCCTACGGCATCAACGACAGCAACCCCAACAGGGTCATCACGACGGACTTCAAGATCACCGCCGAGTGCTGA
- a CDS encoding PE family protein: MSFVSAAPELMTAAAADLATISSDLSAAHSAAAASTVAVTPAAADEVSAAISGVFGRYAQGFHSLAGHATAFHDLFGQNLSASAASYAGAEAASDSVLRTILHEIVFLQPVIQAVQTITQGIEQNLAFIGLSLVSVGQGLQFLGLSAGPNGYGLAMFGQGLQGLGQSVLNLVVNLEKLPISGQS; encoded by the coding sequence ATGTCGTTTGTGAGCGCGGCGCCTGAGCTGATGACCGCGGCGGCAGCGGATTTGGCAACCATCAGCTCGGACCTCAGTGCGGCCCATTCGGCGGCGGCCGCCTCCACCGTCGCCGTGACGCCAGCGGCCGCCGATGAGGTCTCGGCGGCGATCTCGGGGGTGTTCGGTCGCTACGCCCAGGGCTTTCATAGTCTGGCCGGCCATGCAACGGCGTTTCACGATCTGTTCGGCCAAAACTTGAGCGCGAGCGCGGCCTCATATGCCGGCGCCGAGGCCGCCAGCGACTCGGTGTTGCGGACCATCCTCCACGAAATAGTCTTCCTGCAGCCCGTGATACAAGCCGTGCAGACCATCACCCAGGGTATCGAACAAAATCTGGCGTTCATCGGGCTGAGTCTGGTGAGCGTCGGGCAGGGTCTGCAGTTTCTGGGACTAAGCGCGGGGCCCAACGGGTATGGTCTGGCGATGTTCGGGCAAGGTCTGCAGGGTCTTGGACAAAGCGTGCTGAACCTCGTAGTAAATCTGGAGAAGCTACCGATAAGCGGGCAATCGTAG
- a CDS encoding PE family protein yields the protein MSFLSIAPDMVAGASENLADLGSALRSATATAATQTTSIAAPAADEVSAAITALLGTHARGFHAASAKAAAFHDDFVNLLKGGAAQYVGTEAASDTSLSGNYGLFSYAFNQSATGASGNITFYTPFRPSLSFSATQNASGAALKATGTFHTPVGTVNWLEASGSATSTTNGGFTASLSGHSPFGPPLAFHASGTPINTDTEVGETLKASGGIHTPFGDLNIFKATGQAVVTTDGGFSGHISAQSPGGSEALSLTGKITDGGPVITGGSISIDGITFSF from the coding sequence ATGTCGTTTTTGAGCATCGCGCCGGACATGGTGGCGGGCGCTAGCGAAAATTTGGCGGACCTCGGTTCTGCGTTGCGAAGCGCGACCGCGACGGCCGCAACCCAAACGACTTCGATCGCGGCCCCGGCCGCCGATGAGGTATCGGCAGCCATCACGGCCCTACTTGGCACGCACGCTCGGGGTTTTCACGCGGCCAGCGCCAAGGCGGCGGCTTTTCACGACGACTTCGTGAACCTGTTGAAAGGCGGGGCCGCGCAGTACGTCGGCACCGAAGCGGCCAGCGACACCAGCCTGAGCGGAAACTACGGCCTCTTCTCGTATGCGTTCAATCAGTCCGCGACGGGCGCGAGCGGGAACATCACGTTTTACACGCCGTTCCGTCCGTCCTTGTCGTTCAGCGCAACCCAGAACGCTTCGGGGGCGGCCCTGAAAGCAACTGGCACTTTCCACACCCCGGTCGGCACCGTGAATTGGCTGGAAGCCAGCGGCAGCGCGACCTCGACCACAAACGGCGGATTCACCGCCTCCCTGAGTGGCCACAGTCCGTTTGGGCCTCCGCTGGCCTTCCACGCGTCCGGGACCCCGATCAACACCGACACCGAAGTCGGGGAGACCCTGAAAGCGTCGGGTGGCATCCACACTCCGTTCGGGGACCTGAACATCTTCAAGGCGACCGGACAGGCGGTCGTCACGACTGACGGCGGGTTCTCCGGTCACATCAGTGCGCAAAGTCCGGGTGGCAGCGAGGCGTTGTCGTTGACCGGGAAGATCACCGACGGAGGCCCGGTCATCACTGGCGGATCGATCAGCATCGACGGTATCACGTTTTCGTTCTAG
- a CDS encoding amidase: MELCHLPAHELVRLMTSRSVSCREVTQAHLAQIERVNPTLNALVEAADPEECLRLADHADECAARGRPLGAAHGLPVVVKDVIKVAGLACSGGSSALRAVAPADATAVARLRGAGAIVLGLTNVPELGRGAESNNSLYGRTNNPYDLARTPGGSSGGSAALVAAGGAALSVGTDEGGSIRQPSHNTGIAGLKPSHGRIPRTGNVFGSAPGIFGPFSHYGPLARSVADLFLGLSIMQGPDLRDPYAVPAPLGNPADVDLASLRVATYLDDGISAPTDEVAAVVTAAAAAVGEVAAHVRHAIPGCLGRTMELLWTSVFLGGDGGQEFEEVLRALGVTETSEELAEFRAQASKVEFSVTHARRRLAELDQYRVDMLKFMADYDVIVCPAMPTPAKPHHHGLVEVSDFSHLMVHNITRWPAAVVRCGTSNDGLPIGVQIVARPWQDATALAVAAHLETVFGGWQPPPLWV; this comes from the coding sequence ATGGAGTTGTGTCACCTGCCGGCTCACGAACTCGTCCGTTTGATGACGAGCCGCTCGGTGTCCTGCCGGGAGGTCACGCAAGCCCACCTGGCGCAGATCGAACGCGTGAACCCCACGCTCAACGCGCTGGTCGAGGCCGCGGATCCGGAGGAATGCCTGCGGTTGGCCGACCACGCCGATGAGTGCGCCGCGCGTGGCCGGCCGCTGGGTGCCGCGCATGGACTGCCGGTGGTCGTCAAGGACGTCATCAAGGTGGCAGGCCTGGCCTGCTCCGGTGGGAGCAGCGCGCTGCGCGCCGTCGCACCTGCCGACGCGACCGCGGTCGCGAGGCTGCGCGGCGCCGGCGCGATCGTACTGGGGCTCACCAACGTTCCCGAATTGGGTCGCGGCGCCGAATCCAACAACAGTCTCTACGGCCGCACCAACAATCCGTACGATTTGGCCAGGACGCCCGGGGGCAGCAGCGGCGGATCGGCCGCACTTGTCGCCGCCGGTGGCGCGGCGCTCAGCGTCGGCACCGACGAGGGTGGCAGCATCCGGCAGCCGAGCCACAACACCGGAATCGCCGGGCTCAAGCCGTCGCATGGCCGGATTCCCCGGACGGGCAACGTCTTCGGCAGCGCGCCGGGAATCTTCGGTCCGTTCAGCCACTACGGTCCGCTGGCACGATCGGTTGCCGACCTTTTCCTCGGCCTCTCGATCATGCAAGGTCCGGATCTGCGCGATCCCTATGCGGTACCCGCGCCCCTGGGCAATCCGGCTGACGTCGACCTTGCGTCGCTTCGCGTCGCCACCTACCTCGACGACGGCATTTCGGCGCCCACCGACGAGGTGGCCGCGGTGGTGACCGCGGCGGCCGCCGCGGTGGGAGAGGTGGCCGCGCATGTTCGGCACGCGATCCCGGGCTGTTTGGGTCGTACCATGGAGCTGCTCTGGACGTCGGTCTTCCTCGGTGGCGATGGTGGACAGGAATTCGAAGAAGTCCTGCGGGCGCTCGGGGTCACCGAGACCTCCGAGGAGTTGGCCGAATTCCGCGCCCAGGCAAGCAAAGTCGAGTTCTCCGTGACCCATGCCCGACGCCGACTCGCCGAGCTCGATCAGTATCGCGTCGACATGCTCAAGTTCATGGCCGACTACGACGTGATCGTTTGCCCGGCGATGCCCACTCCGGCCAAACCGCATCATCACGGTCTGGTGGAAGTCAGCGATTTCTCACATCTGATGGTGCACAACATCACCCGATGGCCCGCTGCGGTGGTGCGGTGCGGCACTTCCAACGACGGCTTGCCGATCGGTGTCCAAATCGTCGCCAGGCCATGGCAGGACGCGACCGCGCTGGCCGTCGCGGCGCACCTGGAGACGGTGTTCGGCGGGTGGCAGCCCCCGCCGCTGTGGGTGTGA
- a CDS encoding cytochrome P450 translates to MKQRLHWLAMHGFIRGAAKIGVRRGDVQSRLIADPAVIADPVPFCDELRAQGPLTKGRAAYLAVSHPLAHEVLRSDDFRVLMYGGNLPAPLRWLERRLRDDLLHPLRAPSLLAVEPPDHTRYRKTVSAVFTTRAVAALRDGVEQTAAGLLDELAGQSDVVDIVDRYCSQLPVAIISDILGVPEPDRRRVLDFGELAAPSLDFGLPWRQYRRVQDGIAGFNHWLADHLQQLRREPGDDLMSQLIQKAESGSAETYLSPSELQGVAGLVLAAGFETTVNLLGNGIRMLLDNPQHLDTLRHRPELWPNAVEEILRLESPVQLTARTALNDVELAGVRIKAGEMVVVYLAAANRDPEVFPDPHRFDIERPNAGKHLAFSGGRHFCLGAALARAEGEVGLRTFFERFPEVRSAGAGSRRDTRVLRGWSKLPVTLGPVRSMVSP, encoded by the coding sequence GTGAAGCAGAGACTGCACTGGCTGGCGATGCACGGGTTCATCCGTGGCGCCGCGAAGATCGGAGTCCGGCGGGGCGACGTGCAGTCGCGGCTGATCGCCGATCCGGCAGTGATCGCCGACCCGGTGCCGTTCTGCGACGAGCTGCGCGCGCAGGGGCCGCTGACGAAGGGCCGCGCCGCCTATCTGGCCGTCAGCCATCCGCTCGCACATGAGGTGCTGCGGTCCGACGACTTTCGGGTGCTGATGTACGGCGGTAATTTGCCCGCACCGTTGCGGTGGCTGGAGAGGCGCCTCCGCGACGATCTTCTTCATCCGTTGCGCGCGCCGTCGTTGCTGGCCGTCGAGCCCCCAGACCACACGCGCTATCGAAAAACGGTGTCGGCCGTGTTCACGACGCGGGCGGTTGCCGCGTTGCGCGACGGCGTCGAGCAGACCGCGGCCGGGCTCTTGGACGAGCTGGCCGGCCAGTCCGATGTGGTGGACATCGTCGATCGGTATTGCTCGCAACTTCCGGTCGCGATCATCAGCGACATCCTGGGCGTGCCCGAGCCGGACCGGCGCCGCGTCCTCGACTTCGGTGAGCTGGCCGCGCCGAGCCTGGACTTCGGGCTGCCGTGGCGACAGTACCGGCGCGTGCAGGACGGGATCGCCGGGTTCAACCATTGGCTCGCCGATCATCTGCAGCAGTTGCGGCGCGAACCGGGTGACGACTTGATGAGTCAATTAATTCAGAAAGCCGAAAGTGGTTCTGCCGAAACCTATCTCAGCCCGAGCGAACTTCAGGGCGTCGCCGGTCTGGTGTTGGCGGCCGGGTTCGAGACCACGGTGAACCTGTTGGGCAACGGAATTCGGATGTTGCTCGACAATCCCCAACACCTGGACACGCTGCGCCACCGTCCTGAGTTGTGGCCCAACGCCGTCGAGGAAATCCTGCGGCTGGAATCGCCGGTACAGCTGACCGCGCGGACGGCGCTCAACGATGTCGAGCTGGCCGGCGTCCGGATCAAGGCCGGCGAGATGGTGGTGGTCTACCTGGCCGCCGCTAACCGCGATCCTGAGGTGTTTCCCGATCCGCACCGCTTCGACATCGAGCGCCCCAATGCCGGCAAGCACCTGGCGTTCTCCGGTGGACGGCATTTCTGTCTGGGGGCCGCGCTGGCCCGCGCCGAGGGCGAGGTCGGGTTGCGCACGTTTTTCGAGCGCTTCCCCGAGGTGCGGTCCGCCGGCGCGGGCAGCCGGCGGGACACGCGTGTGCTGCGCGGGTGGTCGAAGCTGCCGGTGACACTGGGACCGGTGCGCTCGATGGTGTCGCCCTAG
- a CDS encoding ArsI/CadI family heavy metal resistance metalloenzyme, with protein sequence MSRAQLALNVDDLERAIAFYSKLFKTAPAKVKPGYANFAVAEPPLKLVLIENPSHGGTLNHLGVEVESSQAVQAEIARLTDEGVFTQEKIGTTCCFALQDKVWVTGPSGERWEVYTVLADSDTFGVNSPAEGDDDGGTQCAAPEPLSRRRDAAGG encoded by the coding sequence ATGTCCCGCGCCCAACTCGCCCTCAACGTCGATGACCTCGAGCGGGCCATCGCCTTCTACTCCAAGCTGTTCAAGACCGCGCCGGCGAAGGTGAAGCCGGGGTATGCCAACTTCGCCGTCGCCGAACCGCCGTTAAAGCTGGTCCTGATCGAAAACCCCAGCCACGGAGGCACTCTCAACCATCTCGGGGTAGAGGTCGAGTCCAGCCAGGCGGTCCAGGCTGAGATCGCCCGCCTAACCGACGAGGGTGTCTTCACCCAAGAGAAAATCGGGACGACGTGTTGCTTCGCCCTGCAGGACAAGGTGTGGGTCACCGGCCCGTCGGGTGAGAGGTGGGAGGTCTACACCGTGCTCGCCGACTCGGACACGTTCGGCGTTAACTCACCGGCCGAAGGCGACGACGACGGTGGCACGCAGTGTGCTGCGCCGGAACCGCTGAGCAGGCGCCGTGACGCAGCCGGTGGATAG
- a CDS encoding limonene-1,2-epoxide hydrolase family protein, with protein sequence MNAVETEAVLGLWQALSRRDWDAVKTFLSADCLYVDMPVPALAARGPDDIVKRLKMGLAPLAGYENHDGVLVSNGADVLYEHSETWTFETGEQGLLRFVTVHKVVDGKITVWKDYWDMNSLVAFAPPNHFENLASGDVSWVFDASGLV encoded by the coding sequence ATGAATGCGGTCGAGACGGAGGCGGTACTCGGGCTGTGGCAGGCGCTGTCGCGTCGCGATTGGGACGCGGTCAAAACGTTCTTGTCAGCCGATTGCCTGTACGTCGACATGCCGGTGCCGGCGCTGGCGGCACGCGGTCCCGACGACATCGTCAAACGGCTCAAGATGGGCCTTGCGCCGCTGGCCGGATACGAGAATCACGACGGCGTGCTGGTGTCCAACGGCGCCGACGTGCTCTACGAACACTCCGAAACATGGACGTTCGAGACCGGCGAGCAAGGCCTGCTGAGGTTCGTCACCGTGCACAAGGTCGTCGACGGAAAAATCACCGTCTGGAAGGACTACTGGGACATGAACAGCCTGGTCGCCTTCGCTCCCCCGAACCATTTCGAGAACCTGGCATCTGGGGATGTGAGCTGGGTGTTTGACGCTTCGGGGCTGGTCTGA
- a CDS encoding Rv2640c family ArsR-like transcriptional regulator — MPKTLPEVDVSAPVCCSPVAAGPVGDDAALEIALRLKALADPVRVKLVSLLFSSSTGEECSRDLAAAVGLAESTVSHHLSRLRRTGFVESERRGMNVYHRARDESLVALCSVLDPSCCR; from the coding sequence GTGCCGAAGACACTGCCCGAGGTAGACGTTTCCGCGCCGGTGTGCTGCTCACCGGTCGCCGCCGGCCCGGTGGGCGACGATGCGGCATTAGAGATTGCGCTGCGGCTCAAGGCTTTAGCCGATCCGGTCCGGGTCAAGCTGGTGTCACTCTTGTTCAGTAGCAGCACCGGCGAGGAATGCAGTCGCGATCTGGCGGCGGCGGTCGGACTGGCCGAATCCACTGTGAGTCATCACCTGTCGCGGTTGCGCAGGACGGGGTTCGTTGAGTCCGAGCGACGCGGAATGAACGTGTACCACCGCGCTCGCGATGAATCGCTTGTCGCGCTGTGCTCGGTTCTAGATCCGAGTTGCTGCCGCTAA